In the genome of Alphaproteobacteria bacterium, the window AGCGGCGATTAGGGCTTTTTGCTCATCGTGATGCGTTGTGATTTTGCGTCTTTCACCCGTCTCTAAATTTAAAGACCAGAGATTGACAGACTGAACCTTGTGCTTGCTTGTTGTATGTGAATCAATCGTGCTGACTGTGATGACGAGGTAGTTTGGATTAAAGAGAGAGACAAGGTGGAGATTCCCTTCCTGTCCAATATCAATACAGTCAACTGCCGTCAGAGGAAAGGTGTAACTTCTGGTTTGTTCTTTTGACTCTAGGTTGTATAATTCAATTTCTTGCGTTTCTTTATTGTAAAAACAATAGTCTCTACCGTTTGGCGCTAAAGTGAAGAGAGTTTCATAATTAAATTTGAAAGAAGCCATATAGATCATGAGGCTTACATCAAGTTCATCACGGCGTAGGATGCCATGTGCATCCATCAGGCGCGCGTGCTTTTCTTTTTCAACGTAGAAAGCGCCTAGAAGACGATATTCAGTCAAAGGAATGCTGACGATAAAAGGATCGCTCTCAAAATCTTTTTTGAGGCGCGCTGCAATAAAATCAGAGGCAGTCTCAATAAATCTGTCGAAAGTAAGTGTAAAGCGATTAAATGCTGAAGTGGTGCCTAAATGAATCATTGTCATAAGAAAAATCCTTTAAATTAAATAAAAGTAGATAATTTATAATACATTATTAATAAATTGTCAAGTGATTTTAACAGATTAATCACTTAGTTTGGCTGATCTTTCTTGAATGATCGCTATAATATCATTAAATATCGGGGATGATATGCCTTTATGTGCCAAACTCTCTTTGAGCTCACATGCTGAATTGTATAATTCTTGGGTCATGGCATTTATTTGCTTTCTTAAATTCGCTTGTGCTGTTTTTGTATCAGAAACCAGTCGATAGAAATGTCTGAGATATATATCCTGAGGCTTATATTGACCACCAATCTTCATTGCCAGCTTTTGTGATAAATCAGGATAAATTGTTGTGCTCAATAAATCATAGGCAGGGGCTAGTTCTGGTTTTTCATTTTTGTAAAGGAGTGAAAAGTTTTTCCCATGGGCGTCAGCATTTCCGATGAGATAATTGAAGATGATCATATTTAGAAACTTAATTTGATCTGCAGCAGGTCTTACAGCGCAATTGACAATTAGATGTTGGCAGTGAGCGATGCTTGGCCCCCCTTCGCGTTCATATTTCATTTCAGGAGCAATCCCAGAGGCCTGGCAAAAATCTTCTTGATGAATACGTGTTACAGTGCTGTTTGAATGCAGGATGCGATCGTATCTCTCAACCAAATAATAGGGCGTATCATCAACGTAATGCAAGCTAACGTCAGGAACATCAATGCCAGCAATTTTTGCAAGTTTCATACAAAATAATTCATTATGAGCGCTATCTTTGACGTGCTCAATCATAGGCTTTAAAATATGAGTTGTTGGTCCGCCTCCTTTTATTAAAAGAACTTGTCCATTTGCAAAGCCAACTGCTAATTTATCTTGTGCGCCTGCCAGAGAAAGTCTATAACCATCCTCACCACCTAACATGGGGCGTCGCCGGATAAGATCCAAAATTTCTTTTAAACGGATGTTGTCAAGAGTCTCAACCTCTTGCTTTGAGTTCTCAGGTCTTTGATCCTGAGGATATAAAGCCAAGGCGCCTGCACAATCTCCGCCAATAGCTTCTAATAAAGAGAATGTATTTCGTTTCGAGAGGCCCAAATAGGCGGCTAGACGATCTCTGACACCTTCTTCGGGGAGGAGTCCTGAGAAAAATGTTTTAGCTGGTCCTTCCTCAAAAGGCTCGCTCTGTAAGGGTAATGATAATGAA includes:
- a CDS encoding type II toxin-antitoxin system HipA family toxin, translated to MNPMLDVYLNNQLVGTLEQRKGGSLAFSYDSQFLTGAKSGISLSLPLQSEPFEEGPAKTFFSGLLPEEGVRDRLAAYLGLSKRNTFSLLEAIGGDCAGALALYPQDQRPENSKQEVETLDNIRLKEILDLIRRRPMLGGEDGYRLSLAGAQDKLAVGFANGQVLLIKGGGPTTHILKPMIEHVKDSAHNELFCMKLAKIAGIDVPDVSLHYVDDTPYYLVERYDRILHSNSTVTRIHQEDFCQASGIAPEMKYEREGGPSIAHCQHLIVNCAVRPAADQIKFLNMIIFNYLIGNADAHGKNFSLLYKNEKPELAPAYDLLSTTIYPDLSQKLAMKIGGQYKPQDIYLRHFYRLVSDTKTAQANLRKQINAMTQELYNSACELKESLAHKGISSPIFNDIIAIIQERSAKLSD